In the Leptolyngbya sp. SIO1E4 genome, one interval contains:
- a CDS encoding FAD-dependent oxidoreductase, translating into MTMRRRYRKLALKRKRRKRRVTGVSLATLLGLFIGAFLLEAFQTASSYLEVPVALQTPPLGQELSNSAITTGLQELQAANGRPQISPLPSAQEVWECEVVVVGGSLGGVAAASHAMKAGVQTCLIELTPWLGGQISSQGVSAIDESRAMRLQQNFSGSWRSFKRLIRSQAMTLPDWTGMGDRQWVYETNSCWVGSLCFLPEAGAKAAQTWLQTAEKLAPGSRWATETAFKGAAFDPSGRNITAVYAVKRVPKLPQYAPEGRLSQELSSWYAWSSNEVFEKIPIRLQAPPGKSLLVIDATDTGELIAWAKIPHRLGSDAKTVLGESSAPVKSNLACTQAFTFPFVMAIANDRGSSLEALKHIETGIPKAEHRRAFDMEGFPMFHNRGLFNYRRIVSRAPGAAAVSRSTPGEMTLVNWNRGNDWNIMDDPLIMNPADLEQSGQHQNWMGGLSLQALRNAETHALFFAEWLMETQATPELPLMFLSGPQSPLATHSGLSMMPYIREGRRIIGRPAYQQEEFMLREADLRVDMSGGRNFANTAIALTHYDIDIHGCRYRNWAPSYEATRASVNERLVRPLQVPLEAIVPAGVDNLLIGGKSIAASHIVNAMTRVHYGEWSVGAAAGATAGWLLLEANPEDLTPAQILVTDQISDLQAYLLEQDLRFSW; encoded by the coding sequence ATGACAATGCGCCGTCGATACCGCAAACTGGCCTTAAAGCGAAAGCGACGTAAACGGCGGGTGACTGGCGTATCTTTGGCCACTTTGTTGGGGTTATTCATAGGGGCCTTCCTGTTAGAGGCGTTTCAGACCGCCAGCAGCTATCTAGAGGTGCCCGTTGCGCTGCAGACTCCCCCCCTAGGCCAGGAGTTGAGTAACAGTGCTATTACCACCGGGCTTCAGGAGTTACAAGCCGCCAATGGCAGGCCTCAAATTTCTCCCCTGCCGTCAGCACAAGAGGTGTGGGAGTGTGAGGTCGTTGTGGTTGGCGGCTCCTTAGGAGGCGTAGCAGCAGCCTCTCACGCCATGAAAGCGGGGGTACAAACCTGTTTAATTGAGCTCACCCCATGGCTGGGCGGACAAATTAGTTCTCAAGGGGTCTCTGCGATCGATGAATCGCGGGCCATGCGTTTGCAACAAAACTTCTCCGGTAGCTGGCGCAGTTTCAAACGACTGATTCGCAGCCAGGCCATGACCTTGCCTGACTGGACGGGCATGGGCGATCGCCAATGGGTATACGAGACCAATAGCTGTTGGGTCGGCAGTCTCTGCTTTCTCCCCGAAGCTGGAGCCAAGGCTGCACAAACCTGGCTACAAACCGCCGAGAAACTCGCACCTGGCAGCCGTTGGGCAACCGAGACAGCCTTTAAGGGGGCAGCATTTGACCCTTCAGGTCGCAACATCACCGCTGTTTATGCGGTCAAGCGAGTGCCCAAGCTGCCCCAATATGCGCCTGAGGGCAGGCTATCCCAAGAGCTGTCATCCTGGTATGCCTGGTCCAGCAACGAGGTGTTTGAAAAGATCCCCATTCGGCTGCAGGCCCCCCCGGGAAAATCCTTACTCGTCATTGATGCCACCGACACTGGAGAACTCATAGCCTGGGCTAAAATTCCCCATCGTTTGGGGTCAGATGCTAAGACGGTGCTGGGGGAAAGCAGTGCCCCTGTCAAAAGCAACTTAGCCTGTACCCAAGCGTTTACCTTCCCGTTTGTGATGGCCATTGCCAACGATCGGGGTAGCAGTCTGGAGGCTCTCAAGCACATAGAAACCGGCATCCCCAAAGCCGAGCATCGACGAGCGTTTGACATGGAAGGGTTTCCCATGTTTCACAATCGCGGCCTGTTTAACTATCGTCGTATTGTTAGTCGAGCCCCAGGGGCAGCGGCAGTGAGTCGGTCTACCCCCGGTGAAATGACCCTCGTGAACTGGAACCGGGGCAATGACTGGAACATCATGGATGATCCGTTAATCATGAATCCAGCGGATCTGGAACAGTCGGGCCAGCATCAAAACTGGATGGGAGGCCTCTCTCTGCAAGCCCTCAGAAATGCTGAAACCCATGCTTTATTTTTTGCTGAATGGCTGATGGAAACCCAGGCCACTCCTGAGTTACCCCTCATGTTTTTGTCAGGCCCCCAGTCTCCTTTAGCCACTCACTCAGGGCTCAGTATGATGCCCTATATTCGAGAAGGTCGACGTATCATTGGTCGCCCGGCTTACCAACAGGAAGAATTTATGCTGCGGGAAGCAGATTTACGGGTTGATATGAGTGGCGGACGTAATTTTGCGAACACCGCGATCGCGCTCACCCACTATGACATTGATATCCACGGCTGTCGCTATCGCAACTGGGCACCGTCCTATGAAGCGACACGCGCCAGCGTCAATGAACGATTAGTCCGGCCCCTACAGGTGCCATTAGAGGCGATCGTCCCTGCAGGTGTAGACAATCTGCTCATCGGCGGCAAAAGCATTGCTGCCTCCCATATTGTCAATGCCATGACCCGAGTTCACTATGGCGAATGGAGTGTAGGGGCCGCCGCTGGCGCAACGGCTGGCTGGTTACTTTTAGAGGCCAACCCTGAAGACCTGACCCCAGCCCAGATTTTGGTTACTGATCAGATCTCTGATCTACAAGCCTATTTATTAGAGCAGGATCTTCGATTTAGTTGGTGA
- a CDS encoding esterase-like activity of phytase family protein gives MAPLRPRIRSLRSSGSLIITALLLVVTLTGCTLPRVSAEERIFLKVNVELLAVTTLPSQTFEETPVGGLSALTYDSTRGVFYALSDDRGRLAPPRFYTLDIATDTTSPSAPTIGSVQVTDVTFLQDAGGNPYQRDRLDPEGMVLSPRQSLFISSEGVAATNSPPALNEYDLQSGMLKTEFRLPARYLPGETPEDSELPQGVRDNQGLEALTLNPTASNGAFEPFRIFVATESALAQDFEEDPATPLTSRFLHYLIGPDQSTLLSEHAYPLSLEPMGAVSNGLTELLALDPGGHFLALERVYGIRGFEIKLFQMATGGATDTSTLNPLPPLETITPIQKQLVLDFATLEPPVEAIDNLEGMTLGAPLPDGSASLWLISDNNFSEEQTTQIWLFRLTLA, from the coding sequence ATGGCACCCCTTCGCCCCCGCATCAGAAGCCTCAGATCGAGCGGCAGTCTGATCATCACAGCGCTTCTGTTAGTCGTGACTTTAACGGGTTGCACGTTGCCTCGGGTGAGTGCTGAAGAGCGCATTTTTCTGAAGGTAAATGTCGAGTTATTAGCCGTTACCACGCTGCCTTCACAAACCTTTGAAGAGACCCCTGTGGGTGGGCTATCAGCACTGACCTACGATTCTACTCGGGGCGTTTTTTACGCGCTTTCGGATGATCGGGGTCGCCTGGCACCGCCGCGTTTTTATACCCTCGACATCGCTACCGATACCACCTCCCCAAGCGCCCCCACCATCGGCTCTGTTCAGGTTACCGATGTCACATTCTTGCAAGATGCCGGAGGAAACCCCTATCAGCGCGATCGCCTCGACCCTGAAGGGATGGTGCTCTCTCCTAGACAGTCTCTCTTTATCTCTAGCGAAGGCGTCGCTGCCACCAATAGCCCCCCAGCCCTCAACGAATACGATTTGCAGAGCGGCATGCTGAAAACAGAATTTCGTTTACCAGCTCGCTATTTGCCAGGTGAAACGCCAGAAGATTCGGAGCTGCCCCAAGGGGTTCGAGATAATCAAGGCCTTGAAGCGTTAACCCTAAACCCCACAGCCAGTAACGGTGCCTTTGAGCCATTTCGGATCTTTGTCGCGACAGAATCTGCCCTAGCCCAGGATTTTGAAGAAGATCCGGCGACCCCCTTAACCAGCCGCTTTTTGCATTACCTGATTGGCCCCGATCAATCCACATTGCTGTCAGAACATGCCTATCCCCTGAGTCTAGAACCGATGGGAGCCGTCAGTAATGGCCTGACCGAGCTTTTAGCCCTCGATCCAGGGGGTCATTTCCTGGCCCTAGAACGGGTCTATGGGATCCGGGGATTTGAAATTAAACTTTTTCAGATGGCAACGGGCGGTGCCACCGACACGTCAACGCTCAATCCCTTGCCCCCTTTAGAAACCATCACCCCAATTCAGAAACAGCTGGTTTTAGATTTTGCCACCCTTGAACCCCCGGTTGAGGCGATCGACAATTTGGAGGGGATGACCTTGGGTGCCCCCCTTCCAGATGGCTCAGCCAGTCTCTGGCTCATCAGCGATAACAACTTTTCAGAGGAACAAACCACTCAGATTTGGCTATTTCGCCTGACGCTCGCGTAG
- a CDS encoding aspartate aminotransferase: MTLDWLQPAERVRRLPPYVFARLDELKARAREQGLDLIDLGMGNPGGPTPQPVIEAATKALQDTANHGYPPFEGTASFREAITTWYHRRYGVSLDPNGEALPLLGSKEGLTHLAMAFINPGDTVLVPTPAYPAHFRGPAIAGGKIIDLPLTAEKDWLIDLTAIPDAIAHQAKVLFFNYPNNPTAATAPREFFEEIVAFARHYEIMLVHDLCYAELAFDHYQPTSLLEIPGAKDISVEFHTLSKTYNMAGWRVGFVVGNRHIIQGLRTLKTNLDYGIFAALQKAAETALQLPDEYLKTVQARYRSRRDFLIEEFASLGWQVPKPRATMYLWVPCPPGISSTDFALSVLERTGIVMTPGNAFGRGGEGYIRISLIAERDRLAEAMNRLRQANIRYAPVAASV; the protein is encoded by the coding sequence ATGACCCTGGATTGGCTTCAACCGGCAGAGCGGGTTCGTCGCCTGCCTCCCTATGTGTTTGCCCGCTTAGATGAGCTTAAAGCCCGAGCGAGAGAGCAAGGGCTTGATCTGATTGACCTGGGCATGGGAAACCCTGGTGGCCCCACCCCACAACCGGTCATTGAGGCGGCAACCAAGGCCCTTCAAGATACCGCCAACCATGGATATCCCCCCTTTGAGGGAACGGCAAGTTTTCGCGAAGCCATCACGACCTGGTATCACCGCCGATATGGGGTTAGCCTTGATCCAAATGGTGAGGCGTTGCCGCTCTTGGGGTCAAAGGAGGGGCTGACGCACCTGGCAATGGCATTTATTAATCCGGGGGACACGGTCTTGGTACCGACGCCTGCGTATCCAGCCCACTTTCGGGGGCCGGCGATCGCAGGGGGAAAAATCATTGATCTGCCACTTACCGCTGAAAAAGATTGGTTAATTGATCTGACAGCGATCCCCGATGCGATCGCCCACCAGGCTAAGGTCTTATTTTTTAACTATCCGAATAATCCCACAGCAGCCACAGCCCCTCGCGAATTTTTTGAAGAAATCGTTGCCTTTGCTCGTCACTATGAGATTATGCTCGTCCATGATCTCTGTTATGCAGAACTCGCTTTTGATCATTACCAGCCCACGAGTCTACTCGAGATTCCAGGGGCGAAGGACATCAGCGTCGAATTCCACACGCTCTCGAAAACCTACAACATGGCAGGGTGGCGCGTTGGCTTTGTTGTCGGCAACCGTCACATCATTCAAGGGCTACGAACACTCAAAACCAACCTGGACTACGGCATCTTTGCAGCCCTGCAAAAGGCCGCTGAAACCGCCCTTCAACTGCCCGACGAATATTTGAAAACCGTGCAGGCTCGCTATCGTAGCCGTCGCGATTTTCTCATTGAGGAGTTTGCGTCTTTGGGGTGGCAAGTACCCAAACCCCGCGCCACGATGTATCTTTGGGTACCGTGTCCACCTGGTATCTCTTCTACGGATTTTGCTCTGTCAGTCCTAGAGCGAACGGGCATTGTGATGACCCCTGGCAATGCGTTTGGACGAGGGGGCGAAGGATATATCCGGATTAGCCTGATTGCAGAGCGCGATCGTCTTGCAGAAGCAATGAATCGCCTCCGCCAAGCCAACATTCGCTATGCTCCTGTAGCAGCAAGTGTATGA
- a CDS encoding sugar transferase has product MTLAASTSFLVSPESANVFTCPHPSASCVIKRSIDIVGSLIGLLILALIAVPVAIAITIDSPGPIFYSQERYGLHGRPFRIWKFRSMVHNADALKNLVVNEAQGQLFKNAKDPRITQIGRFLRRTSLDEFPQFWNVLKGDMSLVGTRPPTLDEVTKYSEHHWQRLNVKPGLTGQWQVSGRSAIKDFEEVVQLDLYYQQVWTPFYDLRLIFKTVQHLLSRSNAY; this is encoded by the coding sequence ATGACTTTGGCAGCATCTACCTCGTTTTTAGTTTCTCCTGAGAGCGCTAATGTATTTACGTGTCCTCACCCTTCTGCGTCTTGCGTGATCAAGCGCAGCATCGATATTGTGGGGAGCTTGATAGGATTATTGATTTTGGCGCTCATTGCTGTGCCTGTTGCGATCGCAATCACGATAGATAGCCCTGGCCCCATCTTCTACTCTCAAGAACGATATGGTCTTCATGGGCGACCTTTTCGAATTTGGAAGTTTCGCTCGATGGTGCATAATGCAGACGCCTTAAAGAATTTGGTTGTTAATGAAGCCCAAGGTCAGCTCTTCAAAAACGCTAAAGATCCTCGCATTACTCAGATAGGGCGTTTTCTAAGACGCACCAGCTTAGATGAGTTCCCTCAGTTTTGGAACGTGCTTAAAGGGGATATGAGCCTGGTCGGTACCCGACCTCCCACCCTGGATGAGGTCACGAAATATTCTGAACACCACTGGCAGCGCCTGAACGTTAAGCCTGGTTTGACAGGCCAATGGCAGGTGAGTGGGCGATCCGCCATCAAAGACTTTGAAGAGGTGGTGCAGTTAGATCTGTATTATCAGCAGGTATGGACACCATTTTATGACTTGCGGCTGATTTTCAAAACCGTTCAGCATCTCTTGTCTCGGTCTAATGCTTACTGA
- a CDS encoding twin-arginine translocase TatA/TatE family subunit yields the protein MFNIGWTEVILVLGVALIIFGPKKIPELGSALGRTLRGFKEEMNAQDSDREASLPEEDHEADV from the coding sequence ATGTTTAACATCGGCTGGACAGAGGTCATTCTTGTGCTTGGGGTTGCCCTGATTATTTTTGGCCCCAAGAAAATTCCTGAATTGGGGAGTGCACTAGGTCGCACCCTGCGAGGCTTTAAAGAAGAAATGAATGCCCAAGACAGTGACCGTGAAGCGTCTCTGCCGGAGGAAGACCACGAAGCGGATGTTTAA
- a CDS encoding alpha/beta fold hydrolase, whose protein sequence is MISPKNSVLLIHGIDDTAQVFNKMMAYLRDRGWEDIHALDLVPNNGDVGLDQLARQVQAYVDAHMTHADTFDLVGFSMGGIVSRYYVQRLGGAQRVRRFMTLSSPHNGTWTAYLRQNPGVRQMRPNSSFLQDLNASVHELEPVEFTSVWTPNDLMIVPAKSSQLPVGQTIQLPILLHPWMLTDERSLATVAQVLGEVPVQAERLTVL, encoded by the coding sequence ATGATTTCTCCAAAGAATTCAGTTCTGCTCATTCACGGTATCGATGACACGGCGCAAGTCTTTAACAAGATGATGGCGTACTTACGCGATCGCGGCTGGGAAGATATTCACGCTTTAGACCTGGTTCCTAATAACGGAGATGTTGGGCTAGACCAGCTGGCCCGCCAGGTTCAAGCCTATGTGGACGCCCACATGACCCACGCAGACACCTTTGATTTGGTCGGATTCAGCATGGGGGGGATTGTGAGCCGCTACTATGTTCAGCGACTGGGGGGAGCGCAGCGAGTACGGCGCTTCATGACCCTTTCATCCCCCCACAATGGCACCTGGACCGCCTATTTACGGCAAAATCCAGGGGTGCGCCAGATGCGTCCAAACAGTTCATTCCTGCAGGATCTTAATGCCTCGGTTCATGAGCTTGAGCCAGTAGAATTTACCTCAGTATGGACCCCCAATGATTTGATGATTGTGCCAGCCAAGAGTTCTCAACTGCCTGTGGGTCAAACTATACAGCTACCGATACTGCTCCATCCCTGGATGCTGACCGATGAGCGTTCCCTCGCTACGGTGGCCCAAGTTTTAGGAGAAGTGCCTGTTCAAGCCGAGCGCTTGACTGTTCTCTAA
- a CDS encoding ABC transporter permease, with product MLKAFTKADYLLRETLLGLQRGGWMNWAAISTMTVLLFLFGVSLQATWQLEGLLNQFGSQLEVSAYLDSGVQADSLRATVEAIPEVTAVEAISKDVAWQELVTELGIADIEGATEQLKGNPLVDALRVKARSSDVVPTLASQLAGIQGVAEVLYVDEAVQRLQQLNEGLRWASFFVIGILSLTAIAVITTTIRLIVMARRREIEVMQLVGATSVWIYLPFILQGAFFGLIGAGISWGLLTGLHRFFHELANQQPDFIQFLVNGLQLSSQQALLLPTALLGLGSMIGLMGSLVAVRRFALR from the coding sequence ATGTTGAAAGCATTTACTAAGGCCGATTATTTACTCCGGGAAACTTTGTTGGGCCTACAACGGGGAGGCTGGATGAATTGGGCTGCTATCAGCACCATGACAGTTCTTCTGTTTTTGTTTGGAGTCAGCCTGCAAGCCACCTGGCAATTAGAGGGGTTGCTCAATCAATTTGGCAGCCAGTTAGAGGTTTCAGCCTATCTCGACAGTGGGGTTCAGGCTGATTCACTGCGGGCTACCGTCGAGGCGATTCCAGAGGTGACGGCGGTGGAGGCAATTTCTAAAGATGTGGCTTGGCAGGAGCTGGTCACAGAATTAGGGATCGCTGATATTGAGGGTGCAACTGAACAATTGAAGGGGAATCCCCTGGTGGATGCCCTGCGGGTAAAAGCCCGTAGTTCTGACGTTGTGCCGACGTTGGCGTCGCAGCTGGCCGGTATTCAAGGGGTCGCTGAGGTGCTGTATGTCGATGAAGCGGTGCAGCGGTTACAGCAGTTGAACGAGGGGTTACGCTGGGCCAGCTTCTTTGTTATTGGCATTCTCAGTTTGACGGCGATCGCCGTTATTACCACCACGATTCGCTTGATTGTGATGGCTCGCCGCCGTGAAATTGAAGTGATGCAGCTGGTTGGCGCTACCAGTGTTTGGATTTATCTTCCGTTTATTTTGCAAGGGGCCTTTTTTGGCTTGATTGGAGCAGGGATTTCCTGGGGGTTGCTGACCGGGCTCCATCGCTTTTTTCATGAACTTGCCAACCAGCAGCCTGATTTCATCCAATTTCTCGTGAACGGGCTCCAGCTTTCATCTCAACAAGCCCTGTTATTGCCGACTGCCCTGCTGGGGCTCGGCAGCATGATCGGGCTGATGGGAAGCCTCGTGGCCGTGCGGCGGTTTGCCCTCCGTTAA
- a CDS encoding iron-containing alcohol dehydrogenase family protein: MTQLTLPPLMIAPAQVMRGAGILPSLGNQIARLGQRPLVVGGERSLAIAEPFLTPALAELVATQAPYGSDCSEATLTRLKGAIAQHQADMVIGVGGGKALDTAKLLAHQVQLPVVTVPTSAATCAAWTALSNVYSEAGAFLYDVSLSRCPDLLILDYDLVATAPQRTLVAGIGDALAKWYEASVSSGAAEQTLIIAAVQQARVLRDLLFQKTAAALAEPGEAPWREVVDACVLLAGVIGGLGGAQCRTVAAHAVHNGLTHLTTSHGTLHGEKVAYGILVQLRLEELSPQSPLAYTARQQLIQFYDATGLPKTLADLGMADMSLRDLQHAADIACRAHSDIHHLPFTVTPEALMSALVSTTAPEMRIRNLQTPEAAMLTNQESTHRH; this comes from the coding sequence ATGACACAACTGACTTTGCCGCCTTTAATGATTGCTCCTGCCCAAGTCATGCGAGGAGCCGGTATTTTGCCTTCACTGGGCAATCAAATTGCCCGTCTGGGTCAGCGCCCTCTGGTTGTCGGCGGTGAGCGCAGCCTCGCGATCGCAGAGCCGTTTCTGACCCCTGCTTTAGCCGAGTTAGTTGCGACTCAGGCTCCCTATGGCAGCGATTGCAGCGAAGCTACCTTGACAAGGTTAAAGGGGGCGATCGCTCAGCATCAGGCGGATATGGTGATTGGTGTCGGGGGGGGCAAAGCGTTAGACACCGCTAAGCTGTTAGCCCATCAGGTGCAGCTTCCCGTGGTCACAGTGCCAACCTCTGCCGCAACCTGCGCGGCCTGGACAGCTCTATCCAACGTCTATTCTGAGGCTGGGGCCTTTCTGTATGATGTTTCCCTCAGTCGCTGCCCAGACCTGCTGATTTTAGATTATGACCTGGTAGCCACCGCCCCCCAGCGCACGCTGGTTGCTGGCATTGGGGATGCCTTGGCAAAATGGTACGAAGCTTCTGTCAGCAGCGGAGCCGCTGAGCAGACGCTGATTATTGCAGCGGTACAGCAGGCGAGGGTGCTCCGAGATTTACTCTTTCAGAAAACCGCTGCGGCCTTGGCTGAGCCGGGGGAAGCCCCCTGGCGAGAAGTTGTCGATGCCTGTGTGCTGTTAGCCGGGGTAATTGGGGGATTGGGAGGAGCCCAATGCCGAACCGTGGCGGCCCATGCAGTTCACAATGGGCTAACTCACCTCACCACTAGTCACGGCACCCTCCATGGCGAAAAAGTTGCCTACGGCATCCTGGTGCAATTGCGATTAGAAGAACTCAGCCCCCAATCTCCGCTGGCTTACACCGCTCGCCAACAGCTAATCCAGTTTTATGATGCGACGGGGTTGCCTAAAACCCTCGCTGATTTGGGGATGGCTGATATGAGCCTGCGCGATCTCCAACACGCTGCCGACATTGCCTGTCGCGCCCATTCAGACATTCACCACCTGCCCTTTACAGTCACCCCTGAGGCCCTGATGAGTGCCCTGGTGTCAACCACCGCTCCAGAAATGCGGATCCGCAACCTCCAAACGCCTGAAGCGGCTATGCTGACCAACCAGGAGAGTACTCACAGGCATTAA
- a CDS encoding 2-isopropylmalate synthase, which yields MNNPSNPGRILIFDTTLRDGEQSPGATLNVDEKLTIARQLARLGVDIIEAGFPFASPGDFEAVQKIAEQVGTADGPTICGLARAAKADIEAAGRAIAPAAKGRIHTFIATSDIHMKYKLRKTREEVLAITAEMVAYAKTFTDDVEFSPEDAGRSEPAFMYKVLETAIAAGATTINIPDTVGYLTPSEFGDMIRGIKENVPNIEQAIISVHGHNDLGLAVANFLEAVKNGARQLECTINGIGERAGNAALEELVMALHVRRNHYNPFLGRPADSEAPLTQINTEEIYQTSRLVSNLTGMLVQPNKAIVGANAFAHESGIHQDGVLKNKLTYEIMDAESIGLNKNQIVLGKHSGRNAFRTRLKELGRELNDQDLNRAFLRFKELADKKKIVTDWDILALVNDETQQAPEHFHLELVQVSCGDHARPTATVTLRTPDGQELTDAAIGTGPVDAVYKAVNRVVNIPNELIEFSVQSVTAGIDAIGEVTIRVRHEDQVFSGHAANTDIVVASTQAYLNGLNRLYASLQEGKAIHPQKDAMEKAATARV from the coding sequence ATGAATAACCCGTCTAATCCAGGCCGCATCTTGATCTTTGACACCACCCTCCGGGATGGAGAGCAATCTCCTGGGGCCACTCTGAATGTGGATGAAAAGCTCACGATCGCGCGGCAACTGGCACGACTGGGTGTCGACATCATCGAAGCGGGGTTTCCCTTTGCCAGCCCTGGAGATTTTGAAGCTGTCCAGAAAATTGCCGAACAGGTCGGCACTGCTGATGGGCCGACGATTTGCGGTTTGGCTCGGGCTGCGAAGGCGGATATTGAAGCTGCGGGTCGGGCGATTGCGCCAGCGGCAAAAGGACGCATTCACACCTTCATCGCGACTTCAGACATTCACATGAAGTACAAGCTGCGTAAAACGCGGGAAGAGGTGCTGGCCATTACGGCAGAAATGGTGGCCTACGCCAAGACATTTACCGATGATGTGGAGTTCTCTCCAGAGGATGCTGGGCGCTCAGAGCCAGCATTTATGTACAAAGTTTTGGAAACCGCGATCGCAGCCGGGGCGACCACCATCAACATCCCTGACACCGTAGGCTATCTGACCCCCAGTGAGTTTGGGGACATGATTCGCGGTATCAAAGAGAATGTCCCCAATATTGAACAGGCCATCATCTCAGTCCACGGTCACAACGATTTGGGGTTAGCCGTCGCGAACTTTTTAGAAGCCGTGAAGAACGGCGCGCGACAGCTGGAATGTACCATCAACGGCATTGGTGAACGGGCTGGCAATGCGGCCCTAGAAGAACTGGTCATGGCGCTACATGTCCGACGCAATCACTACAACCCTTTCTTGGGGCGTCCAGCTGATTCAGAAGCGCCCCTGACGCAGATCAACACTGAAGAGATTTATCAAACCTCGCGTCTGGTTTCGAACTTGACGGGGATGCTAGTGCAGCCGAACAAGGCGATCGTTGGGGCTAATGCCTTTGCCCACGAATCCGGCATTCATCAGGATGGTGTGCTGAAAAACAAACTCACCTACGAGATTATGGACGCTGAGTCCATTGGGTTGAACAAGAACCAAATCGTATTGGGTAAGCACTCTGGGCGTAATGCTTTTCGCACTCGTCTCAAAGAACTGGGCCGCGAGTTAAATGACCAAGACCTTAACCGTGCTTTCTTGCGCTTCAAGGAACTGGCAGACAAAAAGAAAATCGTCACTGATTGGGATATCTTGGCCCTGGTCAACGATGAGACCCAACAAGCTCCGGAGCATTTTCATCTGGAATTGGTGCAGGTATCTTGTGGCGACCATGCTCGTCCGACTGCCACTGTTACCCTACGCACCCCTGATGGTCAGGAACTCACGGATGCAGCCATTGGCACCGGTCCTGTCGATGCGGTGTATAAAGCCGTCAATCGCGTGGTGAACATTCCCAACGAGCTGATTGAGTTCTCGGTGCAATCAGTTACAGCCGGGATTGATGCGATCGGGGAAGTTACTATCCGAGTCCGTCATGAAGACCAAGTCTTCTCAGGGCATGCGGCTAATACGGATATTGTTGTAGCCTCTACCCAGGCCTATTTGAATGGCTTGAACCGTCTGTACGCGTCTCTGCAAGAGGGAAAAGCTATTCATCCCCAAAAGGATGCAATGGAAAAGGCCGCCACGGCCAGGGTGTAG
- a CDS encoding Ycf51 family protein — protein MPTPEDFLEATKWFGIATLSMAAIALLAFVLGWGIRFRLVGIASFMGVLTGGMFGLSFEPFTRTVIPGAIPYETVYDSGAAQIVIRVPDTITEPELEATLEQAASNLLKPSRLGIPGQTPAIRARTILHQDNGLSKLLYLGQVQPVTNPESDESLKITLYPDAFTDLPVTSKDDV, from the coding sequence ATGCCCACGCCGGAAGATTTTCTTGAAGCAACTAAATGGTTTGGCATTGCCACATTGAGTATGGCTGCGATCGCCCTACTGGCCTTTGTGCTCGGATGGGGGATTCGCTTCCGCCTCGTCGGGATTGCCAGCTTCATGGGTGTTTTAACCGGAGGCATGTTTGGGCTCAGTTTTGAACCCTTTACCCGCACAGTCATCCCAGGCGCTATTCCCTATGAGACGGTCTATGACTCGGGGGCAGCGCAGATTGTGATTAGAGTTCCTGATACGATTACTGAACCTGAGCTAGAAGCAACTTTGGAACAAGCTGCCAGCAACCTATTAAAACCAAGCCGACTTGGGATTCCAGGGCAGACCCCAGCCATTCGAGCCCGAACTATTTTGCATCAGGACAACGGGCTCTCAAAACTCCTCTATTTAGGACAGGTACAGCCTGTTACTAATCCAGAATCAGATGAATCTTTAAAGATCACGCTGTATCCTGACGCCTTTACAGATTTACCCGTTACCTCTAAAGACGACGTGTGA